The following nucleotide sequence is from Fibrobacter sp..
AAATAGCTAAGAAAACAAAACTTGACAAAAATGAAGTTTTTTGCCGTTGTTTGGAATACGAACAATCAGGAATCTTTCCAACAGGGCGAAGAAAGTACTCACAACCAATGCCTATGATAAAGAAAAAAGTCATAGACGACATAAGTAACAAAACTCTATCTTTCTCTACGGCAGCCGTTAAATACGGTATCAGTTTAACAACTATCAAAAGATGGCTGAGAAAGTTCCGTCATGGCGGCTATGAAGAACTGTTAGCCACGAAACC
It contains:
- a CDS encoding helix-turn-helix domain-containing protein, which produces MYKKHTEEEWQQVFRLYINGISAAQIAKKTKLDKNEVFCRCLEYEQSGIFPTGRRKYSQPMPMIKKKVIDDISNKTLSFSTAAVKYGISLTTIKRWLRKFRHGGYEELLATKPKGRPPKMPKKKKSAKGMTELERLRERVEYLEAENAYLKKLKALDQEENAEMFGIGPRQSED